In Flavobacterium cerinum, one genomic interval encodes:
- the pth gene encoding aminoacyl-tRNA hydrolase — protein MKKFLIVGLGNIGAEYVNTRHNIGFKVLDHLAKKESLSFETVKLGAMAEYKIKGRTLLLLKPNTYMNLSGKAVQYWMDKEKIAKENVFVITDDLNLSFGTIRIKSKGSDGGHNGLKNIQLVLNSAEYPRFRFGISDEFKKGQQVDYVLGEWTEEEKAKLPERLDVAVEAIQSFALAGLNNTMNTFNGK, from the coding sequence ATGAAAAAATTTTTAATCGTTGGCTTGGGAAATATCGGAGCCGAATATGTGAATACGCGTCATAATATTGGCTTTAAGGTTTTGGATCACCTGGCTAAAAAAGAAAGTCTGTCGTTCGAAACGGTAAAACTAGGGGCGATGGCGGAATATAAGATAAAAGGAAGAACGCTTTTATTGCTTAAGCCGAATACGTATATGAATCTAAGCGGAAAAGCGGTACAATATTGGATGGATAAAGAAAAGATAGCAAAAGAAAACGTATTTGTTATTACCGATGATCTGAATTTGTCGTTCGGAACGATTCGTATCAAATCTAAAGGAAGTGACGGCGGTCATAATGGACTTAAAAATATTCAGTTAGTACTCAACTCGGCTGAATATCCTCGTTTTCGATTTGGAATCAGTGATGAGTTTAAAAAAGGCCAGCAGGTAGACTATGTTTTAGGGGAATGGACTGAAGAAGAAAAAGCAAAACTTCCGGAACGTTTGGATGTCGCTGTTGAAGCGATTCAGTCATTTGCGCTGGCAGGATTAAACAATACGATGAATACCTTTAACGGTAAATAA
- a CDS encoding efflux RND transporter periplasmic adaptor subunit gives MKKNKWILIIIVGLLLVGVVAYFIFHKEENSVQLTTEKPHYGDVATSVSATGKIQPVDTVAVGTQVSGTIQKVFVDFNSVVKKGQLLAQIDQSLLLAQVEQITANLQQSKSNFSYQQSNFNRQTELYNAGGISRADYETAKNQYEVARDNVNSVSAQLKSIKKSLSFTDIFSPIDGTVLSRKVSEGQTVAASLNTPTLFSIAKDLTKMQVQASVDEADVGNIKVGERASFTVDAFPDDVFTGTVIEVRLQPTISSNVVTYTTIINAPNDDLKLKPGMTANIVIYTKEVKNTLLITTKAIAFVPDSTLGKQFKIGKAPFLHTKKHKKTESKSNDSISAIKKAIVWKKEGNNLIPKQIEIGLDNDIDVQIIKGITEQDEIVTGIKAPQQSKGAKTNNSSPFMPKRPGGGGRN, from the coding sequence ATGAAAAAAAATAAATGGATCCTTATCATCATTGTCGGATTATTACTTGTAGGAGTTGTGGCCTATTTTATATTCCATAAAGAAGAAAACAGCGTACAGTTAACAACTGAAAAACCGCATTACGGAGATGTTGCTACCAGTGTATCAGCTACCGGAAAAATTCAGCCTGTAGATACTGTAGCCGTGGGAACTCAGGTATCCGGCACCATTCAAAAGGTTTTTGTTGATTTTAATTCGGTTGTTAAAAAAGGGCAATTACTCGCCCAAATCGATCAATCCTTACTACTTGCTCAGGTAGAACAGATTACCGCTAATTTACAACAGTCCAAAAGTAATTTTAGTTATCAGCAATCTAATTTCAACCGTCAAACGGAATTATACAATGCAGGCGGAATCAGTCGCGCCGATTATGAAACGGCAAAAAACCAATATGAAGTCGCCAGAGATAACGTTAACAGCGTATCAGCTCAATTAAAATCAATTAAGAAGAGTCTTTCTTTTACTGATATTTTTTCGCCTATAGACGGTACGGTGTTATCCCGAAAAGTAAGTGAGGGCCAAACCGTTGCTGCAAGTTTAAATACACCAACATTATTTAGCATTGCTAAGGATCTTACCAAAATGCAGGTTCAGGCATCGGTAGATGAAGCGGATGTCGGTAATATTAAAGTAGGCGAAAGAGCCAGTTTTACCGTAGATGCTTTTCCGGATGATGTATTTACCGGTACCGTAATTGAAGTACGCTTACAACCGACCATTTCATCGAATGTCGTAACCTATACTACTATTATCAACGCGCCGAATGACGATCTGAAACTTAAACCGGGCATGACCGCTAATATTGTGATTTACACCAAAGAAGTCAAAAACACTTTGTTGATCACTACCAAAGCGATAGCTTTTGTACCGGATTCTACTCTGGGCAAACAATTCAAAATCGGAAAAGCGCCTTTTTTACATACGAAGAAACACAAGAAAACCGAAAGCAAGTCCAATGACAGCATATCGGCTATCAAAAAAGCCATTGTATGGAAAAAAGAAGGCAATAACTTAATTCCCAAACAAATTGAAATCGGATTAGACAATGATATCGACGTACAGATTATCAAAGGAATAACGGAACAGGATGAGATTGTTACCGGCATCAAGGCACCGCAACAATCCAAAGGCGCCAAGACAAACAATTCAAGTCCTTTTATGCCGAAGCGTCCGGGCGGCGGCGGAAGGAACTAA
- a CDS encoding OmpA family protein has protein sequence MKSSNLFVFSLLFSAQLFAQGQSSNNKAFKIPESNGYSFTTYDAGVNSELSEIGTAFFMNKYLILSNKKRGFSTVSVDPKTNTPNHNLFCVDFDKNGNLSRPVIFSKLLDSDSNEGGVTFSADQKTIYLTRAKESNSKQFSLYKATLDLQAKGFWKDIQELTINGNYSIETPFMSPNGQKIYFSSDKKGGFGGYDLYSADVLADGTLTNVTNLGPTVNSAKDEKYPYVSGDNRHIYFSSNGHETFGGYDVFRASNVNNGFINRSNLGETINTNNDEIAFTYSHQNQGYISSNRKTDKSDFDIYKFELVVLEQNFNALVEENKSKTALPNTEVVVKNEFGDVIKTLKTDNNGKFSLKMNPMVDYTIETKKEGYEPNIYRFKPNGNSLEYKGHIALNQLKAKVTNTAIEIENIYFAYNKVELQKESELSLNKILDVLHENPEMKISINAHSDSKGKAAYNMALSEKRAESTYNYLIQNGISKDRLTYKGYGKSQLKFKCNGNCPEALESQNRRVEFIIKK, from the coding sequence ATGAAATCCTCTAATCTTTTTGTTTTTTCATTGCTTTTTTCTGCACAATTATTCGCACAAGGACAAAGCAGTAACAATAAAGCCTTCAAAATACCTGAAAGCAACGGCTACAGTTTTACCACTTATGATGCCGGCGTAAACAGCGAGCTATCCGAAATCGGTACCGCTTTCTTTATGAATAAGTATTTAATCCTCTCTAATAAAAAAAGAGGATTCTCTACCGTATCTGTTGACCCGAAAACCAACACTCCGAATCACAACTTGTTTTGCGTTGATTTCGACAAAAACGGAAACCTGTCACGCCCAGTAATTTTCTCAAAATTATTAGACTCCGACAGTAACGAAGGTGGCGTAACTTTTTCTGCTGATCAAAAAACAATATACTTAACCCGGGCTAAAGAGAGTAACAGTAAACAATTTTCGCTTTACAAAGCCACTTTAGATTTACAAGCTAAGGGATTCTGGAAAGATATTCAGGAATTAACAATCAATGGAAATTACTCTATAGAAACGCCATTTATGAGTCCTAACGGGCAGAAAATATATTTTTCATCTGATAAAAAAGGTGGTTTCGGAGGTTATGACTTATATAGTGCTGACGTATTAGCAGACGGTACTTTAACCAACGTAACCAATCTAGGACCTACAGTAAACTCCGCTAAAGATGAAAAATACCCATATGTATCCGGCGACAACCGACACATCTATTTTTCTTCTAACGGACACGAAACTTTCGGTGGTTATGATGTATTCCGTGCATCTAATGTAAACAACGGGTTTATCAACCGTTCCAATTTAGGCGAGACCATCAACACAAATAATGACGAAATCGCTTTTACATACAGTCACCAAAATCAAGGTTATATTTCTTCTAACAGAAAAACCGATAAATCTGATTTTGACATTTATAAGTTCGAATTGGTTGTTTTGGAACAAAATTTCAATGCTTTAGTAGAAGAAAACAAAAGCAAAACAGCACTACCTAATACAGAAGTAGTTGTTAAAAACGAGTTCGGAGATGTTATCAAAACCCTTAAAACAGATAACAACGGTAAGTTCTCTCTAAAAATGAATCCGATGGTAGATTATACTATCGAAACCAAAAAAGAAGGATACGAACCGAATATCTATCGTTTTAAACCGAACGGAAATAGCCTGGAATACAAAGGTCATATTGCATTAAACCAATTAAAAGCCAAAGTAACCAACACTGCTATCGAAATCGAGAATATTTATTTCGCTTACAACAAAGTTGAATTACAAAAAGAATCTGAATTATCATTAAACAAAATCCTGGATGTATTACACGAGAATCCGGAAATGAAAATCAGCATTAACGCGCATAGCGATTCTAAAGGTAAAGCAGCTTATAACATGGCTTTATCTGAAAAAAGAGCGGAATCAACTTATAATTACCTGATCCAAAACGGAATCAGCAAAGATCGTCTGACCTACAAAGGCTACGGAAAATCGCAACTTAAATTCAAATGTAACGGTAATTGTCCGGAAGCATTAGAAAGTCAGAACAGACGAGTTGAATTCATTATAAAAAAATAA
- a CDS encoding TolC family protein — translation MKSYIISGLTVISIFHTVYIQGQDTTQQLPTIWNLEQCISYSKEKNIQINTLRLTTKTSEQDLLLAKAAKFPNLSGSASQTYTNAKNADLVVGGFQTQSTFAGNYSLGTSVTLYNGGYLNQNIKQKKLLIETAEYNAKAAENDIALQITQAYLTILLTKENSVYLNEILTTSKAQLKLGELKYNAGSIAKKDLVQLKAQLATDNYNLISSQNTEKQNTLTLKQLLQLPSGYTLNIQKPDTLIAILPVINLAEAQKLALEQRPEVKSSQLATETAELELTKSKAGYQPILSASGSIASGYSDNQQTAFATQLDNNFYQRLGLSLSIPIFNNRIAKTNVEKSKIAIDQSKLNLTNTETILAQQVEQAYINALNAQSQYTAAQEQLDANKENYRIANEQLRLGGITTVDYLLQKNLYVQAFQNFIQAKFNAVVSLKIYDFYKGEPIKL, via the coding sequence ATGAAATCATATATCATTAGCGGTTTAACTGTAATTTCGATTTTTCATACGGTATATATTCAGGGACAAGATACAACACAACAACTCCCTACTATATGGAATCTGGAACAATGCATCTCCTATTCGAAAGAAAAAAATATTCAGATCAACACATTACGTCTCACCACAAAGACTTCTGAGCAAGATTTACTATTGGCAAAAGCTGCAAAATTCCCTAATCTTTCCGGAAGTGCTTCTCAAACCTACACCAATGCCAAAAACGCCGACTTAGTTGTGGGTGGATTTCAAACGCAATCAACATTTGCCGGAAACTATTCATTAGGAACATCAGTTACCTTATACAACGGCGGTTATTTAAACCAAAATATCAAACAAAAAAAGCTATTGATTGAGACAGCAGAATACAATGCCAAAGCAGCCGAAAACGATATCGCACTTCAGATTACTCAAGCCTATTTAACCATTCTGCTTACAAAGGAAAACAGCGTTTATTTAAATGAAATCCTGACGACATCGAAAGCACAATTAAAATTAGGTGAATTAAAATACAACGCCGGAAGTATTGCAAAAAAAGATCTGGTTCAGTTAAAAGCCCAATTGGCCACCGACAATTACAATCTTATTAGCTCTCAGAATACGGAAAAGCAAAATACTTTAACCTTAAAACAATTATTGCAACTCCCCTCCGGCTATACTTTAAATATTCAGAAACCGGATACTCTAATTGCTATTTTACCGGTTATTAATTTAGCCGAAGCCCAAAAACTGGCTTTAGAACAAAGACCGGAAGTAAAAAGCAGTCAACTGGCAACCGAAACAGCAGAACTGGAGTTAACAAAATCCAAAGCGGGTTATCAACCTATCTTAAGTGCCAGCGGTTCGATTGCTTCGGGATATTCCGACAATCAGCAAACTGCTTTTGCAACGCAACTGGACAATAATTTCTATCAGCGATTAGGTCTTTCCCTTTCAATCCCCATTTTTAACAATAGAATAGCCAAAACCAATGTTGAAAAATCAAAAATAGCAATTGATCAATCTAAATTAAATCTTACGAATACCGAAACGATATTGGCGCAACAGGTTGAACAAGCCTACATCAATGCGCTCAATGCACAATCCCAATATACGGCTGCACAGGAACAACTGGATGCCAACAAAGAAAATTATCGCATCGCTAATGAACAACTCCGTTTGGGAGGTATTACTACGGTCGACTATCTGCTACAAAAGAACTTATATGTTCAGGCTTTTCAAAATTTTATACAAGCAAAGTTCAACGCTGTTGTGAGTTTAAAAATATACGACTTCTACAAGGGAGAACCGATCAAACTCTAA
- a CDS encoding ribose-phosphate pyrophosphokinase, whose protein sequence is MSHIEPEAKIFACSQSEYLAEQIAKHYGVALGKVTISKYSDGEFQPSFEESIRGLRVFLVCSTFPSSDNLMELLLMIDAAKRASARHITAVIPYFGWARQDRKDKPRVPIGAKLVAKLIEAAGATRIMTMDLHADQIQGFFEKPVDHLFASTIFLPYVRSLNLDKLTIASPDMGGSKRAYAYSKFLESDVVICYKQRKQANVIDTMELIGDVTGRNVILVDDMIDTGGTLAKAADMMMERGALSVRAICTHAILSGDAYEKIENSKIEELIVTDSIPLKKQSKKIRVVSCAELFADVMHMVHNNNSISSKFIV, encoded by the coding sequence ATGTCACATATAGAACCGGAAGCAAAGATATTTGCATGTTCTCAAAGTGAATATCTGGCTGAACAGATAGCTAAGCACTACGGTGTAGCGCTTGGTAAAGTTACAATTTCAAAATACAGCGATGGAGAATTCCAACCGTCTTTTGAAGAGTCAATACGCGGATTACGCGTATTTTTAGTATGCTCAACATTTCCTAGTTCTGATAATTTAATGGAACTGTTGTTGATGATTGATGCGGCTAAAAGAGCTTCGGCTCGCCATATTACAGCGGTGATCCCTTATTTCGGATGGGCACGTCAGGATCGAAAAGACAAACCTAGAGTTCCGATAGGAGCGAAATTGGTGGCAAAACTGATCGAAGCGGCAGGAGCTACCCGGATCATGACGATGGATTTACATGCTGATCAAATTCAGGGCTTTTTTGAAAAGCCGGTTGATCATTTATTTGCATCAACGATTTTCTTGCCTTATGTAAGAAGTCTGAATTTGGATAAATTAACAATTGCTTCACCGGATATGGGAGGATCGAAAAGAGCTTATGCCTATTCGAAATTCCTGGAATCAGATGTGGTAATCTGTTATAAACAAAGAAAACAGGCTAACGTTATCGATACAATGGAATTAATCGGTGATGTAACCGGACGAAATGTGATTCTGGTTGATGATATGATTGATACCGGAGGGACATTAGCTAAAGCGGCTGATATGATGATGGAAAGAGGAGCTTTAAGTGTACGTGCTATTTGTACACATGCTATTTTGTCGGGTGATGCTTATGAAAAAATTGAAAACTCTAAAATTGAGGAATTAATCGTTACTGATTCTATTCCGCTAAAAAAACAGAGTAAGAAAATCAGAGTAGTTAGTTGCGCTGAATTATTTGCCGATGTAATGCACATGGTTCACAATAATAATTCAATCAGCAGCAAATTCATAGTTTAA
- a CDS encoding 50S ribosomal protein L25/general stress protein Ctc, giving the protein MKSITIKGSERESVGKSATKAARNAGMVPCVLYGGEQPVHFIAEEKAFKSLVYTPNVHTVVVELENGKSFNAILQDIQVHPVSDKILHIDFYQLHEDKEITMEVPVKIIGNSKGVMAGGVLRLNQRKLKVRALPANLPDFVEADITELEMGNKLYVTKLPTNNFRLLHPDNTVVCQVRISRAAMKAAQEAAKAAKAPAKGKKK; this is encoded by the coding sequence ATGAAATCAATTACGATCAAAGGATCTGAAAGAGAAAGCGTGGGCAAATCGGCAACGAAAGCGGCACGTAATGCTGGAATGGTTCCTTGCGTGTTATACGGAGGAGAACAACCAGTACATTTTATCGCTGAAGAAAAAGCGTTTAAAAGTTTAGTATATACTCCAAACGTACACACTGTTGTAGTTGAATTGGAAAACGGTAAATCATTCAACGCTATTTTACAAGATATTCAGGTTCACCCGGTATCAGATAAAATTTTACACATTGACTTCTACCAGTTACACGAAGATAAAGAAATTACTATGGAAGTTCCTGTAAAAATCATTGGTAACTCTAAAGGTGTAATGGCCGGTGGTGTTTTACGTTTAAACCAACGTAAACTTAAAGTAAGAGCTTTACCTGCTAACTTACCAGACTTCGTTGAAGCCGATATTACAGAATTAGAAATGGGTAACAAATTGTATGTAACTAAATTACCTACAAACAACTTCAGATTGTTACACCCGGATAACACTGTAGTGTGTCAAGTGAGAATTTCACGTGCTGCTATGAAAGCTGCTCAGGAAGCTGCAAAAGCTGCAAAAGCACCAGCAAAAGGAAAGAAAAAATAA
- a CDS encoding ABC transporter ATP-binding protein: MGKKILEIQDLKREFVMGSETVRALKSVSFDVIEGEFMTIMGSSGSGKTTLLNILGCLDKPSDGNYLLDEVNVKSLSKNELAALRNTKIGFIFQSYNLLARTSAIENVELPLLYNPKISSKERKERAIKALEAVKLADRLDHFPNQLSGGQQQRVAIARALVNDPVMILADEATGNLDTRTSYEIMALIQELNQQGKTIIFVTHEPDIAAFSSRTITLRDGKIMKDFYNQNIKSARQMLADFHVDDDYNYENS, translated from the coding sequence ATGGGTAAAAAAATTCTGGAAATACAGGATCTGAAAAGAGAATTCGTCATGGGTTCCGAAACCGTGCGGGCTTTAAAAAGCGTTTCCTTTGATGTTATTGAAGGTGAATTCATGACCATTATGGGTAGCAGCGGTTCCGGAAAAACCACTTTATTGAATATCTTAGGTTGTCTGGATAAACCTTCAGACGGAAATTACTTATTAGACGAAGTCAATGTAAAATCGCTGTCAAAAAACGAATTGGCGGCCTTAAGAAATACCAAAATCGGCTTTATATTCCAGTCGTATAACTTATTGGCACGTACTTCTGCTATAGAAAACGTCGAATTACCTTTATTATACAATCCGAAAATTTCGTCAAAAGAGCGAAAAGAAAGAGCCATTAAAGCCCTGGAAGCGGTAAAATTAGCCGACCGACTGGATCATTTTCCGAATCAGCTTTCAGGAGGACAACAACAAAGAGTAGCGATTGCCCGTGCTTTAGTCAATGATCCTGTGATGATATTGGCCGATGAAGCCACCGGTAATCTGGACACCCGGACGTCCTATGAAATTATGGCTTTGATTCAGGAATTGAACCAACAGGGAAAAACCATCATTTTTGTCACTCACGAACCCGATATCGCCGCTTTTAGCAGTCGGACCATCACATTGCGCGACGGCAAAATCATGAAAGATTTTTATAACCAAAACATCAAATCGGCACGACAAATGCTCGCTGATTTTCATGTTGATGACGATTACAATTATGAGAATAGCTAA
- a CDS encoding suppressor of fused domain protein produces MSIFKKLFGKKDQQVQKELTDEELDLYYEQKTKGLEDVLGEMHGIVGHAIIPFAVGGAVDMYYFPNHIKGTGFATMELLDPNGDNPLPNRLGTYELVAFTKYDYSDGETTTTPFNVIERKICGIFTMIGFYSRQAVLNPNETCEVPGKEGEENTCLIFDLYEPDDKVFKIGDSEHHLLLCLQVFRSEMDFARANGSAALFERLEDAGHYPYSDLDREPVA; encoded by the coding sequence ATGAGTATTTTTAAAAAACTATTTGGTAAAAAGGATCAGCAAGTTCAAAAAGAGCTTACGGATGAGGAACTGGATCTTTATTACGAGCAAAAAACAAAAGGTCTCGAAGATGTTCTTGGAGAAATGCACGGTATTGTAGGACATGCCATAATTCCTTTTGCTGTTGGCGGAGCGGTAGATATGTATTACTTCCCAAATCACATTAAAGGAACGGGATTTGCCACGATGGAGCTTTTAGATCCTAATGGTGATAATCCTTTACCTAACCGACTCGGGACATATGAGCTGGTTGCTTTTACAAAATACGATTATAGTGACGGAGAAACGACAACGACTCCGTTTAATGTTATTGAGAGAAAAATTTGCGGAATATTTACAATGATTGGATTTTACTCGCGTCAAGCGGTTTTAAATCCAAATGAAACTTGTGAAGTGCCGGGCAAAGAAGGAGAAGAAAATACCTGTCTGATATTTGATCTTTATGAGCCGGATGATAAAGTGTTTAAAATAGGCGATAGCGAGCATCATCTGCTTTTGTGTTTGCAGGTTTTTAGAAGTGAAATGGATTTCGCAAGAGCAAACGGAAGCGCAGCATTGTTTGAAAGATTAGAAGATGCCGGACATTATCCGTATAGTGACTTAGATAGGGAACCGGTGGCATAA
- a CDS encoding DUF1508 domain-containing protein encodes MGAFVITKRENGQYRFNYTSRKGKIILTGASHNQKVGCVRDIQMLKLYHADTLFLKFKTPGGKYFFRVVIQDHIYATSRKFTTELRIAKGIEEIQRNVEKAEVLDFSVEIFF; translated from the coding sequence ATGGGGGCATTTGTGATTACAAAAAGAGAAAACGGACAATACCGGTTTAACTACACTTCAAGGAAAGGAAAAATTATCCTTACCGGCGCCAGTCATAATCAAAAAGTAGGCTGTGTTCGTGATATCCAGATGTTAAAGCTTTATCATGCCGACACTTTGTTTTTAAAGTTCAAGACACCGGGTGGCAAATATTTTTTCCGCGTGGTAATTCAGGATCATATTTACGCTACCAGCAGAAAATTCACTACAGAATTACGTATCGCCAAAGGTATTGAAGAGATTCAACGCAATGTCGAAAAGGCCGAAGTTTTGGATTTTAGCGTGGAAATTTTCTTTTAA
- a CDS encoding zinc-dependent metalloprotease, producing the protein MKRRLLFVVSAFCLFASGYAQGSLWTKVKEDRIQMYEKMERASYPQKFELFSLDLQGMKAKLQNAPLRETSNGVSDVVLNFPNPSGKMESYRIFESPVMEAGLAAKYPGIKTYIGKGIDDPSATINFSVTLFGLHSMTLSGQTGTSYIDTYTKDLNNYIVYSRSELTTNRSFSCMNEDDAEEVAGRVIENSATALANDGKYRVYRLAMACTIEYAAFHVNAAGLGGGTTAQKKAAVLAAMNVTMARVNGLYERDMAIHMNLVANNDLVIFIDSDTFDNDNANTLINQSQTVIDANIGSGSYDIGHTVSTGGGGLAQLNSPCTSNKARGITGSPSPVGDPYDIDYVAHEMGHQFGATHTFNGLGGNCTTTTRSAGTAVEPGSGNTIMGYAGICPGVDVQNNSDAHFHAVSIGQMQAFVNSIGTCAVITNNGNVAPVVNAGSDYTIPYGTAFILKGSATDSAGEVLTYCWEQTDTQISTQPPVATSTSGPNFRSFPPKTTPNRYMPRFEDVLAGNLVPTWEVVPNAARTMNFALTVRDNKAPNGGQTNRDDMVVTFANTGPFRVTSPATADVSWTQGSTQTVTWDVAGTTGNGINTANVNILFSSDNGVTFTTLVANTPNDGSQSITVPNVASPKCRIMIEAVGNIYYALSKNIAVGYTIATTCNTYTANPNTTIAAQNPIAWQIMGSVNVPDNVTISDLNLNVNITHTRINDLYIGLLKPGATTVGEIRIVYQQGCSTLFSNMNTTFDDSGANLSCAGINTAGNAYKPLNTLDIFNGQSSLGAWRLVIADVAAANNGVLNSFGVNICSRTETLGTSNFGLQDFNIFPNPNNGNFRVSFNSNSSNEIKVVLHDIRGREIFNKSYQNAGLFNQDIQLNNVQSGIYIVSVVDGDHKEVRKIVIE; encoded by the coding sequence ATGAAAAGAAGATTACTATTCGTAGTATCAGCCTTTTGCTTATTTGCATCGGGCTATGCACAGGGTTCTCTCTGGACGAAAGTCAAGGAAGATCGAATCCAGATGTACGAAAAGATGGAGCGTGCCTCCTATCCTCAGAAATTTGAGTTGTTTTCACTTGACCTTCAAGGTATGAAAGCCAAGCTACAAAACGCTCCTTTACGCGAAACCTCCAATGGTGTTTCGGATGTTGTACTAAATTTCCCTAATCCGTCAGGAAAAATGGAAAGCTACCGCATTTTCGAATCACCAGTTATGGAAGCCGGATTAGCAGCCAAATATCCGGGTATCAAAACGTACATTGGTAAAGGTATCGATGACCCAAGCGCTACCATCAACTTTAGTGTTACACTATTCGGTCTTCACTCGATGACTTTATCCGGTCAGACAGGTACGTCATATATCGACACGTACACGAAAGATCTTAACAACTACATCGTTTACTCCCGAAGCGAACTAACCACAAATCGTTCATTCAGCTGTATGAATGAAGACGATGCGGAAGAAGTAGCCGGAAGAGTAATCGAAAACAGTGCTACCGCTTTAGCAAACGACGGTAAATACAGAGTATACCGTTTAGCTATGGCATGTACTATTGAGTATGCTGCTTTCCACGTAAACGCTGCCGGACTTGGTGGTGGTACTACTGCACAGAAAAAAGCAGCTGTATTAGCTGCAATGAACGTTACTATGGCTCGTGTAAACGGTCTTTACGAAAGAGACATGGCAATTCACATGAACTTAGTAGCTAACAACGATTTAGTTATCTTTATTGATTCTGATACTTTTGACAACGATAACGCTAACACGTTAATCAACCAAAGTCAGACTGTAATTGACGCTAACATCGGTTCAGGAAGCTACGATATCGGACACACTGTAAGTACAGGTGGTGGTGGTTTAGCACAGTTAAACTCACCGTGTACAAGCAACAAAGCAAGAGGTATCACAGGATCACCTTCACCGGTTGGAGACCCTTATGATATCGATTATGTAGCACACGAAATGGGTCACCAGTTCGGAGCAACACACACATTCAACGGACTTGGCGGTAACTGTACTACAACAACCCGTAGTGCCGGTACAGCTGTTGAGCCAGGTAGTGGTAACACTATCATGGGATATGCCGGTATTTGTCCGGGTGTAGACGTTCAGAACAATTCTGATGCTCACTTCCATGCTGTAAGTATTGGACAAATGCAAGCTTTTGTAAATTCAATTGGTACTTGTGCCGTGATCACAAACAACGGAAACGTTGCACCGGTAGTAAACGCCGGATCAGATTATACAATCCCTTACGGAACTGCATTTATCCTTAAAGGAAGTGCTACTGACTCAGCTGGTGAGGTTTTAACTTACTGTTGGGAACAAACCGATACACAAATTTCGACTCAACCACCGGTAGCAACATCTACTTCAGGGCCGAACTTCAGATCATTCCCTCCAAAAACAACTCCTAACCGTTACATGCCTCGTTTTGAAGATGTATTAGCAGGAAACCTTGTTCCAACCTGGGAAGTAGTTCCAAATGCAGCAAGAACGATGAATTTCGCCTTAACTGTACGTGATAACAAAGCACCAAACGGAGGACAAACCAATCGTGATGATATGGTTGTAACATTTGCTAACACAGGACCTTTCCGCGTAACTTCACCAGCTACTGCTGACGTTTCATGGACTCAAGGATCTACACAGACTGTAACTTGGGATGTTGCCGGAACTACAGGAAACGGTATTAACACTGCTAACGTAAACATCTTATTCTCTAGTGATAATGGTGTTACTTTTACAACTTTAGTGGCTAACACTCCAAACGACGGATCTCAGTCAATTACAGTTCCAAACGTAGCTTCTCCTAAATGTAGAATTATGATTGAAGCTGTAGGTAATATTTACTACGCGTTATCTAAAAATATCGCAGTAGGATATACTATCGCTACAACTTGTAATACTTACACTGCTAATCCTAACACTACAATTGCAGCTCAAAACCCAATTGCATGGCAAATTATGGGTTCAGTAAACGTTCCGGATAACGTTACGATTTCTGACCTTAACTTAAATGTTAACATTACTCACACTAGAATTAACGATCTATACATCGGTTTATTAAAACCAGGTGCTACAACAGTTGGTGAGATTCGTATCGTATACCAACAAGGATGTTCTACTTTGTTTTCTAACATGAACACTACTTTTGACGATTCAGGAGCGAACTTAAGCTGTGCTGGTATCAACACTGCCGGAAATGCTTACAAACCGTTAAACACTTTAGACATCTTCAACGGACAAAGTTCACTTGGAGCATGGAGATTAGTTATTGCTGACGTAGCAGCGGCTAACAACGGAGTATTAAACAGCTTCGGAGTTAATATCTGCTCCAGAACGGAAACATTAGGTACAAGCAACTTCGGATTACAAGATTTCAACATCTTCCCTAACCCGAACAACGGTAACTTCCGTGTTTCTTTTAACTCAAACTCAAGCAACGAAATTAAAGTAGTATTACACGATATCCGCGGACGTGAGATCTTCAACAAATCTTACCAAAACGCTGGTTTATTCAACCAGGATATCCAGTTGAACAATGTTCAATCCGGAATCTATATCGTATCTGTTGTTGACGGAGATCACAAAGAAGTAAGAAAGATTGTTATTGAATAA